The DNA segment GAAACCGACCAGTTGGAAGCCCTCTCCGGCGCCAGGCCGGGCGAGGTCGAGCATGCCGACCTCGACAATTTCGAGCACGGCTTTCCCTCGGGCTTCGGCCCCGGCGGCTGGGGCGTCTTCGCCTATGGGCTGGGGCTCGCCTTCGCCACCTTCCAGATCGCGATCTCGGCCTGGAACTTCCTGCCGAGCCAGGCGGCGCGCGGCGTCCATGTCGGCTTCCTGCTGCTGCTCTCCTTCGGCCTCGTCGCCAATTTCCGGGCCAAGGACACGCCGGGCCGGCTGCTGGGCTGGGGGCTCGGCATCCTCGGCTTCGGCGTCGGCGTCTACCAGTGGATCTTCTATGCCGACCTGATCCTGCGCGACGGCGACCCCTCGACGCTCGACCTCGTCGTCGGCACGCTCCTGATCGTGCTGATCTTCGAGGCGGCGCGGCGCCTGATGGGCAACGCCCTGCCGGTGATGTGCGGCATCTGCCTGCTCTACTGGTTCCTCGGCCAGTACCTGCCCGCGCCCTTCAACCATCGCGGCTACGGCTTCGACCAGATCATCGGCCATCTCTCCTTCGGCACCGAAGGCTTCTACGGCACGCCGATCTACGTCTCCGCGACCTATATCTTCCTGTTCATCGTCTTCGGCTCCTTCCTCGAGAAGGCCGGGATGATCCACCTGTTCAACGACGTCTCGCTCGGCATCTTCGGCGGCGCGCGCGGCGGCCCGGCCAAGGTCGCCGTCGTCTCCTCGGGGATGATGGGGATGATCTCGGGCTCCGGCGTCGCCAATGTCGTCACCGTCGGCCAGTTCACGATTCCCCTGATGATCAAGTTCGGCTACCGGCGCGCCTTCGCCGCCGGCGTCGAGGCGACCGCCTCGATGGGCGGCCAGATCATGCCGCCGGTGATGGGCGCGGTCGCCTTCATCATGGCCGAGACGCTGGGCGTGCCTTATGCCGAGATCGTCAAGGCGGCCGCGATCCCGGCGATCCTCTATTTCGCCTCGGCCTTCTGGATGGTGCATCTGGAAGCCGGCAAGTACGGCCTCAAGGGCATCGAGCGCGCCATGCTGCCGAGCCCGCTCAAGGCCCTGCGCGAGCGCTGGTACCTCGCCCTGCCGCTCGCCGTCCTGGTCTTCATGCTGTTCCACGGCTTCACTCCGCTCTTCGCCGGCACGATGGGCCTGGCGCTGACGGTCGGCCTCCTGCTCGGCGCCGGCATCACCGCCGGCTTCAGCACGCAGACCTTGCGCATCATCTTCTGGGTCGGGCTCGGGCTGACCTCCGCCGCGCTCTTGCGCGAGGGCATGGACATCCGCATCGTCGCCGGGCTGATCGCCGTGCTGATCCTCGCCAACGCCTTCACGCTCGGCGGGCGCGCGACGCTCGCCATCAGCCGCGACGCGCTCGCCGACAGCGCCAAGACGGCGCTGCCGGTCGGCATCGCCTGCGCCATCGTCGGCACCATCATCGGCCTGATGACGCAGACCGGCATCGGCACCACCTTCGGCGCCTGGATCATCGGGCTCGGCCAGTCCAGCCTGTTCCTGGCGCTGATCCTGACGATGATCCTGTCGATCCTGCTCGGCACCGGCATCCCGACGATTCCGACCTACATCATCGTCGCGGCGCTCGCAGCACCGGCGCTGGAGAAGCTCGGCGTGCCGCTGATCGTCAGCCACATGTTCGCCTTCTACTACGGCATCATGGCCGATCTCTCGCCGCCGGTGGCGCTCGCCGCGCTGGCGGCCGCGCCGATCGCCAAGGAAAATCCCGACAAGATCGGCTGGGAGGCGATGCGCGTCGCGCTCGCCGGCTACGTCATCCCCTTCATCGCGGTCTATTCGCCGGCGCTGATGCTCCAGCCGGGCGATCCGGTGGCGGATATCGTCGGCTTCTGGCCGGCGGTGGTCTACGCCACCTTCAAGGCGGCGATCGCCATCGGCCTGTTCGGCATGGTCGCGATCGGCTGGCTGTTCGGCAGACTCTCCGCGCTCGAGCGTATCCTGTGCTTCGGCGCGGCGGTGCTGCTCTTCGGCGAGTTCGCCTATAGCGACCCGCTCGGCTACGCGCTTTCCGCCGCGATCGTGGCGCGGCACTGGTTTTCGATGCGCAAGGCTGAGGTCCAGCCGGCATGAGCCTGTGCCTTGCGGCCGGCGCGCTCGTCGTGGCGCTCGGCCACAGCGAGATCACGCTGGGCTGGCGCCATTCGGTGCAGAAGACGCTGTGGGAGGAGGTCTGGCGGCAGACCCCCGCCGGGCTCGAGATCGTCGAGGCGCGGATCGAAGGCTCGGGCGCCGGCATGGACCCGCCCGAGGGCGCCAGGCTCGTCGCCGGCTTCTGGCGCTGGCATCCGGCGCTGCCGCCGCTGCAGGAAGTGGTGATGCGCCGCTCGGGCGCGACCGCCGACTGGCGCCTGTGCGCGGCATCGGGCTGCCGGCCGATGGGCGACTACCTGCCGGCCGATGCCGACCCGGTCACGCT comes from the Bosea sp. (in: a-proteobacteria) genome and includes:
- a CDS encoding TRAP transporter permease, which produces MTQETDQLEALSGARPGEVEHADLDNFEHGFPSGFGPGGWGVFAYGLGLAFATFQIAISAWNFLPSQAARGVHVGFLLLLSFGLVANFRAKDTPGRLLGWGLGILGFGVGVYQWIFYADLILRDGDPSTLDLVVGTLLIVLIFEAARRLMGNALPVMCGICLLYWFLGQYLPAPFNHRGYGFDQIIGHLSFGTEGFYGTPIYVSATYIFLFIVFGSFLEKAGMIHLFNDVSLGIFGGARGGPAKVAVVSSGMMGMISGSGVANVVTVGQFTIPLMIKFGYRRAFAAGVEATASMGGQIMPPVMGAVAFIMAETLGVPYAEIVKAAAIPAILYFASAFWMVHLEAGKYGLKGIERAMLPSPLKALRERWYLALPLAVLVFMLFHGFTPLFAGTMGLALTVGLLLGAGITAGFSTQTLRIIFWVGLGLTSAALLREGMDIRIVAGLIAVLILANAFTLGGRATLAISRDALADSAKTALPVGIACAIVGTIIGLMTQTGIGTTFGAWIIGLGQSSLFLALILTMILSILLGTGIPTIPTYIIVAALAAPALEKLGVPLIVSHMFAFYYGIMADLSPPVALAALAAAPIAKENPDKIGWEAMRVALAGYVIPFIAVYSPALMLQPGDPVADIVGFWPAVVYATFKAAIAIGLFGMVAIGWLFGRLSALERILCFGAAVLLFGEFAYSDPLGYALSAAIVARHWFSMRKAEVQPA
- a CDS encoding DUF1850 domain-containing protein; protein product: MSLCLAAGALVVALGHSEITLGWRHSVQKTLWEEVWRQTPAGLEIVEARIEGSGAGMDPPEGARLVAGFWRWHPALPPLQEVVMRRSGATADWRLCAASGCRPMGDYLPADADPVTLKICD